One window of the Cryptomeria japonica chromosome 7, Sugi_1.0, whole genome shotgun sequence genome contains the following:
- the LOC131074597 gene encoding uncharacterized protein LOC131074597, giving the protein MEDYEIEEKKQAAADVLFQYSQFVMACIGEGVRPHELRLHLMKELSGMPTSLKKVQPPLPPTVQPHTPSPERVDKASSSAVAVETDTDRMQE; this is encoded by the exons ATTGAAGAAAAAAAGCAGGCAGCAGCAGATGTCTTGTTCCAATATTCACAATTTGTCATGGCATGCATCGGAGAGGGTGTACGCCCACATGAATTAAGGCTTCATCTGATGAAG GAACTCTCAGGTATGCCAACATCATTGAAGAAGGTACAGCCTCCGCTCCCTCCTACTGTGCAGCCACATACACCTTCTCCTGAAAGAGTGGATAAGGCGTCATCTTCTGCTGTAGCAGTGGAGACAGACACGGATCGCATGCAAGAATAA